One region of Brachyhypopomus gauderio isolate BG-103 chromosome 9, BGAUD_0.2, whole genome shotgun sequence genomic DNA includes:
- the bub1 gene encoding uncharacterized protein bub1 isoform X2, whose product MDINFYLQSFESSVRNYAGNDPLDPWDKFVEFLELRLPSEEKCGISVVLDRLVQTFLQDKRYHNDTRFVNHCIKCASFHSEAGQVFSSMYSEGVGTHCAMFYVSWAQHLEQKGLLAQALQVYQRAVENQAEPLDTVQQYCRLFQSKTEKSQTVASDARNPLQNSQIVNQNPQQREPVQLQCKELENLPTDRTVRIVSRSENNPKPSSGSVEYVSMYCVKEVQGDGYELCFEELRARRYFSQRKHQEELKHQEEALKKYEEEKEEIKRLTRQLEELDSKLNTESDQISQPTHHPQAFHSVSCNVQKPVEPSNTWSLSERPAPCSAPGPLSVSLSQRPASPAHVGGSEQNQATAPERPLLSLRKSESHLLRERSLFPADRCSLTAVQPSFQRPPHTDPDTHPADATQPPSWRAEGTSVGADASLCMRPTGQFDPLPGTRTAPLPPDRLTRAAWHLADVCSSRAERSLLDATVQQGAALPRDAFAGAEGDATTDNVIMDMFQAPTLLQDTFFNITSQAPDASFEKSCCSTGSAPSVKPPSLAPFRIYQDESDGDRGVDVVKAKPMAPRPLMEIPVSKGLSVGVESLSDDSAIWGPRYSSVATCPSITRDFTLDTHLVSTPLHPTAPYTSLDLLENVPRDFSGAEENPFLRQPTKLSPILEQSPSEEKPSEGAECTMRGQGTIVGEGVCLPQQSHTFSLSQHNQTSCSISRNPLAPLAFPDPMVAPAPTAVFTPTVAVTGTNAKASWAVYQSPEKASHMDGDGQISARGLRLSVRELQPDQVGSNQLQLVRQLKPDQLDSNPLQSLQQGLCSSQEDADVLLPKTSFHSRKSQIQRSENRDFSQDSCMVLASPKWELRKTQDVPMSPDPAPRFEWLLEQGPANITEPGLDVTDRSSQISRTVPGSLLMGSKPSWSIYQSPGYLPDHHHHLPFPTHEPMEESDHHTLPDLQQSGILLSKRSFNRRKSDKRVWELGSTTRTSLLTSPKPASTLDQDSPMSPEPAPGLSWFCTDSPPRVSEPDLDVLMTPQHSPQHSPAAMNVPGPSAAQLHCATDVPLSPTQPSTPAAAPSRLVPDPWDEDLIASLLSGLPTPLSSYPGLSTWSRSLPTITPKMTMQLAGENLQVDFVLGRGAFATVYQATNLSTSQKLILKVQKPANPWEFYINGELNTRVQPRARHLFNKIHCAHLFTNGSVLIGELHNCGTLLNVVNLYKCRSEKVMPQPLVLYFTVCILRMMEELHQTRIIHADIKPDNFMLGERFLENESFDVENLDHGLVLIDFGQSIDMSLFPKGTAFTARCMTSGFQCTEMLSARPWNYQTDYFGIAGTVHCMIFGSYMQVRNENGVWRSNGIFKRNPHSELWQEFFHTLLNIPGCETLPCLRSLRVRLSAALQENYSTKLCSLKKRLVVQILEARSSRR is encoded by the exons ATGGATATTAACTTTTATTTACA AAGCTTCGAGTCGAGTGTGAGGAACTATGCTGGAAACGACCCGCTTGATCCGTGGGATAA GTTTGTGGAGTTTTTGGAGCTCAGACTGCCGTCAGAAGAGAAGTGCGGTATTTCTGTTGTATTAGACCGCCTGGTGCAGACATTTCTGCAAGATAAACGTTACCATAATGACACCAGATTCGTCAACCACTGCATTAAATGC GCGAGTTTCCACTCGGAGGCAGGCCAGGTGTTCAGCTCCATGTACAGTGAAGGTGTGGGCACCCACTGCGCCATGTTTTATGTATCCTGGGCTCAGCACTTGGAGCAGAAGGGGCTGCTGGCTCAGGCCCTGCAGGTGTATCAGAGAGCCGTGGAGAACCAGGCTGAACCCCTGGACACTGTACAGCAGTACTGCAG GTTGTTCCAGAGCAAAACGGAAAAAAGTCAGACAGTAGCATCAG ACGCGAGGAATCCTCTTCAGAATTCTCAGATTGTGAATCAGAACCCCCAGCAGAGGGAGCCGGTCCAGCTGCAGTGTAAG GAGCTGGAAAACCTTCCAACTGACAGAACCGTTCGCAT AGTCTCTCGCTCCGAGAACAATCCGAAGCCCAGCAGTGGAAGTGTGGAGTATGTGTCCATGTACTGTGTGAAGGAGGTGCAGGGTGACGGCTATGAGCTGTGTTTCGAAGAGCTACGAGCTCGTCGCTACTTCAGCCAACGCAAACACCAGGAGGAGCTGAAGCACCAAG aggAAGCATTGAAGAAGTAtgaagaggagaaagaggagataAAGAGATTGACGAGGCAGCTAGAGGAGCTTGACAGCAAGCTGAACACTGAATCAGACCAGATCTCACAGCCTACACACCATCCACAG GCGTTTCATTCGGTTTCATGCAATGTTCAGAAACCAGTAGAACCCAGCAACACATGGAGTCTGTCAGAACGGCCTGCCCCGTGCTCCGCCCCTGGTCCGTTGTCAGTCTCACTCTCCCAGAGGCCTGCATCTCCAGCTCATGTGGGTGGCTCTGAACAAAACCAGGCCACTGCACCAGAGCGCCCCCTTCTGTCTCTGAGGAAAAGCGAGTCTCATCTGCTGCGGGAGAGGAGTCTGTTTCCTGCTGACAGATGCTCTCTGACTGCGGTGCAGCCCTCTTTTCAGAGACCACCGCACACGGACCCCGACACGCACCCCGCAGACGCCACACAGCCGCCCAGCTGGCGAGCCGAGGGCACGAGTGTCGGCGCAGACGCGTCGCTGTGCATGAGGCCAACGGGTCAGTTTGACCCTCTCCCCGGCACCCGGACCGCACCGCTGCCGCCAGACCGGCTGACCCGAGCAGCGTGGCATCTGGCCGATGTGTGCTCCAGTCGGGCCGAGCGCTCGCTCCTCGACGCCAccgtccagcagggggcagcactgCCTAG AGACGCGTTCGCAGGAGCAGAGGGAGACGCCACCACAGACA ACGTGATCATGGACATGTTCCAAGCCCCTACTCTGCTGCAGGATACGTTCTTCAACATCACAAGTCAGGCGCCTGACGCCAGCTTTGAGAAGAGCTGCTGCAGCACTG GTTCGGCGCCGTCTGTGAAGCCTCCTTCCTTGGCTCCGTTCAGGATCTATCAGGATGAGAGCGATGGGGACAGAGG GGTAGATGTGGTGAAGGCCAAGCCGATGGCACCACGCCCCTTGATGGAGATTCCTGTGTCTAAG GGCCTGAGCGTTGGTGTGGAGTCCCTGAGTGACGACAGCGCCATCTGGGGGCCGCGTTACAGTTCCGTGGCCACCTGCCCCAGCATCACCCGTGACTTCACTCTGGACACACATTTGGtgtccacccctctccaccccactgCCCCATACACCAGcctgg ATTTGCTTGAAAATGTCCCCAGAGATTTCAGTGGAGCAGAGGAAAACCCCTTCCTGCGTCAGCCCACCAAACTCAG CCCTATCCTGGAGCAGAGTCCGTCTGAGGAGAAGCCGTCCGAAGGCGCCGAGTGCACCATGAGGGGGCAGGGCACTATTGtaggggagggggtgtgtctaCCTCAGCAGAGCCACACCTTCTCCCTGAGCCAACACAACCAGACCAGCTGCAGTATCAGCAGAAATCCACTGGCTCCACTAGCCTTCCCAGACCCCATGGTTGCGCCTGCCCCCACGGCTGTGTTTACCCCCACTGTGGCTGTCACAGGCACCAATGCCAAAGCCAGCTGGGCTGTCTATCAGAGCCCAGAGAAAGCCAGCCACATGGATGGTGACGGGCAGATCAGTGCACGCGGTCTGCGGCTGTCTGTCAGAGAGCTCCAGCCTGACCAGGTCGGCTCAAACCAGCTGCAATTGGTGAGACAGCTGAAACCAGACCAACTCGACTCAAACCCGCTGCAGTCACTGCAACAGGGACTGTGCTCAAGCCAAGAAGACGCTGATGTCCTTCTTCCCAAAACATCGTTTCACTCGCGCAAATCACAGATACAGCGGTCAGAGAATCGGGATTTCTCCCAGGACTCCTGCATGGTTCTGGCCAGCCCAAAATGGGAACTGCGAAAAACCCAGGATGTCCCCATGAGCCCAGACCCAGCACCACGGTTTGAATGGCTTCTGGAGCAGGGTCCAGCTAATATTACAGAACCCGGCCTGGATGTCACGGACAGGTCTTCTCAGATATCCAGAACAGTTCCTGGATCACTGCTCATGGGCTCTAAACCCAGCTGGTCCATCTACCAGAGCCCAGGGTACCTTcctgaccaccaccaccacctcccattCCCCACCCATGAGCCAATGGAGGAATCAGATCACCACACGCTCCCAGATCTGCAGCAGTCTGGAATTCTCCTCTCCAAGAGATCATTTAACAGGCGGAAGTCAGATAAACGAGTCTGGGAACTTGGAAGCACTACTCGGACGTCTCTTTTAACAAGTCCAAAGCCAGCATCGACCCTGGACCAAGATAGCCCCATGAGTCCAGAACCAGCCCCGGGACTGAGCTGGTTCTGTACAGACAGCCCACCCCGCGTGTCCGAACCAGACCTGGATGTGCTAATGACGCCACAGCACTCGCCACAGCACTCGCCAGCAGCGATGAACGTTCCTGGACCTTCTGCTGCACAGCTTCATTGTGCCACTGACGTTCCCCTGAGTCCCACACAGCCTTCTACACCTGCAGCTGCTCCCTCAC GACTAGTGCCTGACCCTTGGGATGAGGACCTGATTGCTTCTCTGCTGTCCGGCCTCCCGACTCCTCTGTCATCGTATCCTGGCCTCAGCACCTGGTCTCGCAGTCTACCCACCATCACACCCAAGATGACCATGCAGCTGG CTGGAGAGAATCTGCAGGTGGACTTTGTGCTGGGACGGGGAGCCTTTGCTACGGTGTACCAGGCCACAAACCTTTCGACCTCGCAGAAGCTCATCTTGAAG GTGCAGAAGCCGGCAAACCCTTGGGAGTTCTACATCAACGGGGAGCTGAACACACGGGTGCAGCCGAGAGCACGTCACCTGTTCAACAAGATCCACTGCGCACACCTGTTCACCAACGGCAGTGTGCTCATCGGAGAGTTGCACAACTGCGGGACACTGCTG AATGTGGTGAACCTGTATAAGTGTCGTAGTGAGAAGGTGATGCCCCAGCCTCTGGTGCTGTACTTTACTGTGTGTATCTTGCGCATGATGGAGGAGCTGCACCAGACACGCATCATCCACGCCGACATCAAACCTGACAACTTCATGCTCGGAGAGAG ATTTCTGGAGAACGAGAGCTTTGATGTGGAGAACTTGGACCATGGTCTGGTTCTGATCGATTTTGGTCAGAGCATTGACATGAGCCTTTTCCCCAAGGGCACAGCCTTCACCGCCCGATGCATGACCTCCGGCTTCCAGTGCACAGAGATGCTGAGTGCACGACCCTGGAACTACCAG ACCGACTACTTTGGCATTGCCGGCACTGTACACTGCATGATATTTGGGTCATACATGCAGGTGAGAAATGAAAATGGAGTTTGGAGATCTAATGGAATATTCAAAAG GAATCCGCACAGTGAGTTGTGGCAGGAGTTTTTCCATACACTGCTGAATATTCCAGGCTGTGAAACTTTGCCATGTCTGCGAAGCCTACGTGTGCGATTGAGCGCCGCCCTGCAGGAGAACTACAGCACGAAGCTGTGCAGTCTCAAAAAACGCTTGGTGGTGCAGATCCTCGAAGCTCGCAGTTCACGCAGATAG
- the bub1 gene encoding mitotic checkpoint serine/threonine-protein kinase BUB1 isoform X1 has translation MDINFYLQSFESSVRNYAGNDPLDPWDKFVEFLELRLPSEEKCGISVVLDRLVQTFLQDKRYHNDTRFVNHCIKCASFHSEAGQVFSSMYSEGVGTHCAMFYVSWAQHLEQKGLLAQALQVYQRAVENQAEPLDTVQQYCRLFQSKTEKSQTVASDARNPLQNSQIVNQNPQQREPVQLQCKELENLPTDRTVRIVSRSENNPKPSSGSVEYVSMYCVKEVQGDGYELCFEELRARRYFSQRKHQEELKHQEEALKKYEEEKEEIKRLTRQLEELDSKLNTESDQISQPTHHPQAFHSVSCNVQKPVEPSNTWSLSERPAPCSAPGPLSVSLSQRPASPAHVGGSEQNQATAPERPLLSLRKSESHLLRERSLFPADRCSLTAVQPSFQRPPHTDPDTHPADATQPPSWRAEGTSVGADASLCMRPTGQFDPLPGTRTAPLPPDRLTRAAWHLADVCSSRAERSLLDATVQQGAALPRDAFAGAEGDATTDTSHGALNHSHVTPNTSLGLISATPSRVLPSPTVNTREALDVIMDMFQAPTLLQDTFFNITSQAPDASFEKSCCSTGSAPSVKPPSLAPFRIYQDESDGDRGVDVVKAKPMAPRPLMEIPVSKGLSVGVESLSDDSAIWGPRYSSVATCPSITRDFTLDTHLVSTPLHPTAPYTSLDLLENVPRDFSGAEENPFLRQPTKLSPILEQSPSEEKPSEGAECTMRGQGTIVGEGVCLPQQSHTFSLSQHNQTSCSISRNPLAPLAFPDPMVAPAPTAVFTPTVAVTGTNAKASWAVYQSPEKASHMDGDGQISARGLRLSVRELQPDQVGSNQLQLVRQLKPDQLDSNPLQSLQQGLCSSQEDADVLLPKTSFHSRKSQIQRSENRDFSQDSCMVLASPKWELRKTQDVPMSPDPAPRFEWLLEQGPANITEPGLDVTDRSSQISRTVPGSLLMGSKPSWSIYQSPGYLPDHHHHLPFPTHEPMEESDHHTLPDLQQSGILLSKRSFNRRKSDKRVWELGSTTRTSLLTSPKPASTLDQDSPMSPEPAPGLSWFCTDSPPRVSEPDLDVLMTPQHSPQHSPAAMNVPGPSAAQLHCATDVPLSPTQPSTPAAAPSRLVPDPWDEDLIASLLSGLPTPLSSYPGLSTWSRSLPTITPKMTMQLAGENLQVDFVLGRGAFATVYQATNLSTSQKLILKVQKPANPWEFYINGELNTRVQPRARHLFNKIHCAHLFTNGSVLIGELHNCGTLLNVVNLYKCRSEKVMPQPLVLYFTVCILRMMEELHQTRIIHADIKPDNFMLGERFLENESFDVENLDHGLVLIDFGQSIDMSLFPKGTAFTARCMTSGFQCTEMLSARPWNYQTDYFGIAGTVHCMIFGSYMQVRNENGVWRSNGIFKRNPHSELWQEFFHTLLNIPGCETLPCLRSLRVRLSAALQENYSTKLCSLKKRLVVQILEARSSRR, from the exons ATGGATATTAACTTTTATTTACA AAGCTTCGAGTCGAGTGTGAGGAACTATGCTGGAAACGACCCGCTTGATCCGTGGGATAA GTTTGTGGAGTTTTTGGAGCTCAGACTGCCGTCAGAAGAGAAGTGCGGTATTTCTGTTGTATTAGACCGCCTGGTGCAGACATTTCTGCAAGATAAACGTTACCATAATGACACCAGATTCGTCAACCACTGCATTAAATGC GCGAGTTTCCACTCGGAGGCAGGCCAGGTGTTCAGCTCCATGTACAGTGAAGGTGTGGGCACCCACTGCGCCATGTTTTATGTATCCTGGGCTCAGCACTTGGAGCAGAAGGGGCTGCTGGCTCAGGCCCTGCAGGTGTATCAGAGAGCCGTGGAGAACCAGGCTGAACCCCTGGACACTGTACAGCAGTACTGCAG GTTGTTCCAGAGCAAAACGGAAAAAAGTCAGACAGTAGCATCAG ACGCGAGGAATCCTCTTCAGAATTCTCAGATTGTGAATCAGAACCCCCAGCAGAGGGAGCCGGTCCAGCTGCAGTGTAAG GAGCTGGAAAACCTTCCAACTGACAGAACCGTTCGCAT AGTCTCTCGCTCCGAGAACAATCCGAAGCCCAGCAGTGGAAGTGTGGAGTATGTGTCCATGTACTGTGTGAAGGAGGTGCAGGGTGACGGCTATGAGCTGTGTTTCGAAGAGCTACGAGCTCGTCGCTACTTCAGCCAACGCAAACACCAGGAGGAGCTGAAGCACCAAG aggAAGCATTGAAGAAGTAtgaagaggagaaagaggagataAAGAGATTGACGAGGCAGCTAGAGGAGCTTGACAGCAAGCTGAACACTGAATCAGACCAGATCTCACAGCCTACACACCATCCACAG GCGTTTCATTCGGTTTCATGCAATGTTCAGAAACCAGTAGAACCCAGCAACACATGGAGTCTGTCAGAACGGCCTGCCCCGTGCTCCGCCCCTGGTCCGTTGTCAGTCTCACTCTCCCAGAGGCCTGCATCTCCAGCTCATGTGGGTGGCTCTGAACAAAACCAGGCCACTGCACCAGAGCGCCCCCTTCTGTCTCTGAGGAAAAGCGAGTCTCATCTGCTGCGGGAGAGGAGTCTGTTTCCTGCTGACAGATGCTCTCTGACTGCGGTGCAGCCCTCTTTTCAGAGACCACCGCACACGGACCCCGACACGCACCCCGCAGACGCCACACAGCCGCCCAGCTGGCGAGCCGAGGGCACGAGTGTCGGCGCAGACGCGTCGCTGTGCATGAGGCCAACGGGTCAGTTTGACCCTCTCCCCGGCACCCGGACCGCACCGCTGCCGCCAGACCGGCTGACCCGAGCAGCGTGGCATCTGGCCGATGTGTGCTCCAGTCGGGCCGAGCGCTCGCTCCTCGACGCCAccgtccagcagggggcagcactgCCTAG AGACGCGTTCGCAGGAGCAGAGGGAGACGCCACCACAGACA CATCTCACGGAGCTCTTAACCACTCTCACGTCACTCCTAACACGTCTCTGGGTCTGATATCAGCAACACCTTCACGTGTTCTCCCCTCCCCTACCGTCAACACACGTGAGGCTTTGG ACGTGATCATGGACATGTTCCAAGCCCCTACTCTGCTGCAGGATACGTTCTTCAACATCACAAGTCAGGCGCCTGACGCCAGCTTTGAGAAGAGCTGCTGCAGCACTG GTTCGGCGCCGTCTGTGAAGCCTCCTTCCTTGGCTCCGTTCAGGATCTATCAGGATGAGAGCGATGGGGACAGAGG GGTAGATGTGGTGAAGGCCAAGCCGATGGCACCACGCCCCTTGATGGAGATTCCTGTGTCTAAG GGCCTGAGCGTTGGTGTGGAGTCCCTGAGTGACGACAGCGCCATCTGGGGGCCGCGTTACAGTTCCGTGGCCACCTGCCCCAGCATCACCCGTGACTTCACTCTGGACACACATTTGGtgtccacccctctccaccccactgCCCCATACACCAGcctgg ATTTGCTTGAAAATGTCCCCAGAGATTTCAGTGGAGCAGAGGAAAACCCCTTCCTGCGTCAGCCCACCAAACTCAG CCCTATCCTGGAGCAGAGTCCGTCTGAGGAGAAGCCGTCCGAAGGCGCCGAGTGCACCATGAGGGGGCAGGGCACTATTGtaggggagggggtgtgtctaCCTCAGCAGAGCCACACCTTCTCCCTGAGCCAACACAACCAGACCAGCTGCAGTATCAGCAGAAATCCACTGGCTCCACTAGCCTTCCCAGACCCCATGGTTGCGCCTGCCCCCACGGCTGTGTTTACCCCCACTGTGGCTGTCACAGGCACCAATGCCAAAGCCAGCTGGGCTGTCTATCAGAGCCCAGAGAAAGCCAGCCACATGGATGGTGACGGGCAGATCAGTGCACGCGGTCTGCGGCTGTCTGTCAGAGAGCTCCAGCCTGACCAGGTCGGCTCAAACCAGCTGCAATTGGTGAGACAGCTGAAACCAGACCAACTCGACTCAAACCCGCTGCAGTCACTGCAACAGGGACTGTGCTCAAGCCAAGAAGACGCTGATGTCCTTCTTCCCAAAACATCGTTTCACTCGCGCAAATCACAGATACAGCGGTCAGAGAATCGGGATTTCTCCCAGGACTCCTGCATGGTTCTGGCCAGCCCAAAATGGGAACTGCGAAAAACCCAGGATGTCCCCATGAGCCCAGACCCAGCACCACGGTTTGAATGGCTTCTGGAGCAGGGTCCAGCTAATATTACAGAACCCGGCCTGGATGTCACGGACAGGTCTTCTCAGATATCCAGAACAGTTCCTGGATCACTGCTCATGGGCTCTAAACCCAGCTGGTCCATCTACCAGAGCCCAGGGTACCTTcctgaccaccaccaccacctcccattCCCCACCCATGAGCCAATGGAGGAATCAGATCACCACACGCTCCCAGATCTGCAGCAGTCTGGAATTCTCCTCTCCAAGAGATCATTTAACAGGCGGAAGTCAGATAAACGAGTCTGGGAACTTGGAAGCACTACTCGGACGTCTCTTTTAACAAGTCCAAAGCCAGCATCGACCCTGGACCAAGATAGCCCCATGAGTCCAGAACCAGCCCCGGGACTGAGCTGGTTCTGTACAGACAGCCCACCCCGCGTGTCCGAACCAGACCTGGATGTGCTAATGACGCCACAGCACTCGCCACAGCACTCGCCAGCAGCGATGAACGTTCCTGGACCTTCTGCTGCACAGCTTCATTGTGCCACTGACGTTCCCCTGAGTCCCACACAGCCTTCTACACCTGCAGCTGCTCCCTCAC GACTAGTGCCTGACCCTTGGGATGAGGACCTGATTGCTTCTCTGCTGTCCGGCCTCCCGACTCCTCTGTCATCGTATCCTGGCCTCAGCACCTGGTCTCGCAGTCTACCCACCATCACACCCAAGATGACCATGCAGCTGG CTGGAGAGAATCTGCAGGTGGACTTTGTGCTGGGACGGGGAGCCTTTGCTACGGTGTACCAGGCCACAAACCTTTCGACCTCGCAGAAGCTCATCTTGAAG GTGCAGAAGCCGGCAAACCCTTGGGAGTTCTACATCAACGGGGAGCTGAACACACGGGTGCAGCCGAGAGCACGTCACCTGTTCAACAAGATCCACTGCGCACACCTGTTCACCAACGGCAGTGTGCTCATCGGAGAGTTGCACAACTGCGGGACACTGCTG AATGTGGTGAACCTGTATAAGTGTCGTAGTGAGAAGGTGATGCCCCAGCCTCTGGTGCTGTACTTTACTGTGTGTATCTTGCGCATGATGGAGGAGCTGCACCAGACACGCATCATCCACGCCGACATCAAACCTGACAACTTCATGCTCGGAGAGAG ATTTCTGGAGAACGAGAGCTTTGATGTGGAGAACTTGGACCATGGTCTGGTTCTGATCGATTTTGGTCAGAGCATTGACATGAGCCTTTTCCCCAAGGGCACAGCCTTCACCGCCCGATGCATGACCTCCGGCTTCCAGTGCACAGAGATGCTGAGTGCACGACCCTGGAACTACCAG ACCGACTACTTTGGCATTGCCGGCACTGTACACTGCATGATATTTGGGTCATACATGCAGGTGAGAAATGAAAATGGAGTTTGGAGATCTAATGGAATATTCAAAAG GAATCCGCACAGTGAGTTGTGGCAGGAGTTTTTCCATACACTGCTGAATATTCCAGGCTGTGAAACTTTGCCATGTCTGCGAAGCCTACGTGTGCGATTGAGCGCCGCCCTGCAGGAGAACTACAGCACGAAGCTGTGCAGTCTCAAAAAACGCTTGGTGGTGCAGATCCTCGAAGCTCGCAGTTCACGCAGATAG